One Theropithecus gelada isolate Dixy chromosome 20, Tgel_1.0, whole genome shotgun sequence DNA segment encodes these proteins:
- the EDC4 gene encoding enhancer of mRNA-decapping protein 4 isoform X4 produces MASCASIDIEDATQHLRDILKLDRPAGGPSAESPRPSSAYNGDLNGLLVPDPLCSGDGTSTNKTGLRTMPPINLQEKQVICLSGDDSSTCIGILAKEVEIVASSDSSISSKARGSNKVKIQPVAKYDWEQKYYYGNLIAVSNSFLAYAIRAANNGSAMVRVISVSTSERTLLKGFTGSVADLAFAHLNSPQLACLDEAGNLFVWRLALVNGKIQEEILVHIRQPEGTPLNHFRRIIWCPFIPEESEDCCEESSPTVALLHEDRAEVWDLDMLRSSHSTWPVDVSQIKQGFIVVKGHSTCLSEGALSPDGTVLATASHDGYVKFWQIYIEGQDEPRCLHEWKPHDGRPLSCLLFCDNHKKQDPDVPFWRFLITGADQNRELKMWCTVSWTCLQTIRFSPDIFSSVSVPPSLKVCLDLSAEYLILSDVQRKVLYVMELLQNQEEGHACFSSISEFLLTHPVLSFGIQVVSRCRLRHTEVLPAEEENDSLGADGTHGAGAMESAAGVLIKLFCVHTKALQDVQIRFQPQLNPDVVAPLPTHTAHEDFTFGESQPELGSEGLGSAAHGSQPDLRRIVELPAPANFLSLSSETKPKLMTPDAFMTPSASLQQITASPSSSSSGSSSSSSSSSSLTAVSAMSSTSAVDPSLTRPPEELTLSPKLQLDGSLTMSSSGSLQASPRGLLPGLLPAPADKLTPKGPGQVPTAASALSLELQEVEPLGLPQASPSRTRSPDVISSASTALSQDIPEIASEALPRGFGSSAPEGLEPDSMASAASALHLLSPRPRPGPELGPQLGLDGGPGDGDRHSTPSLLEAALTQEASTPDSQVWPTAPDITRETCSTLAESPRNGLQEKHKSLAFHRPPYHLLQQRDSQDASAEQSDHDDEVASLASASGGFGTKVPAPRLPAKDWKTKGSPRTSPKLKRKSKKDDGDAAMGSRLTEHQVPEPPEDWPALIWQQQRELAELRHSQEELLQRLCTQLEGLQSTVTGHVERALETRHEQEQRRLERALAEGQQRGGQLQEQLTQQLSQALSSAVAGRLERSIRDEIKKTVPPCVSRSLEPMAGQLSNSVATKLTAVEGSMKENISKLLKSKNLTDAIARAAADTLQGPMQAAYREAFQSVVLPAFEKSCQAMFQQINDSFRLGTQEYLQQLESHMKSRKAREQEAREPVLAQLRGLVSTLQSATEQMAATVASSVRAEVQHQLHVAVGSLQESILAQVQRIVKGEVSVALKEQQAAVTSSIMQAMRSAAGTPVPSAHLDCQAQQAHILQLLQQGHLNQAFQQALTAADLNLVLYVCETVDPAQVFGQPPCPLSQPVLLSLIQQLASDLGTRTDLKLSYLEEAVMHLDHSDPITRDHMGSVMAQVRQKLFQFLQAEPHNSLGKAARRLSLMLHGLVTPSLP; encoded by the exons GCCCCAGTGCAGAGAGCCCACGGCCATCCAGTGCCTACAATGGGGACCTCAATGGGCTTCTGGTCCCAGACCCGCTCTGCTCAGGTGATGGTACCTCAACAAACAAGACTGGTCTTCGGACCATGCCACCCATTAACCTGCAAGAGAAGCAGGTCAT CTGTCTCTCAGGAGATGATAGCTCCACCTGCATTGGGATTTTGGCcaaggaggtggagattgtggccAGCAGTGACTCTAGCATTTCAAGCAAGGCCCGGGGAAGCAACAAG GTGAAAATTCAGCCTGTCGCCAAGTATGACTGGGAGCAGAAGTACTACTATGGCAACCTGATTGCTGTGTCTAACTCCTTCTTGGCCTATGCCATTCGGG CTGCCAACAATGGCTCCGCCATGGTGCGGGTGATCAGTGTCAGCACTTCGGAGCGGACCTTGCTCAAGGGCTTCACAGGCAGTGTGGCTGATCTGGCTTTTGCACACCTCAACTCTCCACAGCTGGCCTGCCTGGATGAGGCAGGCAACCTGTTCGTGTGGCGCTTGGCTCTGGTTAATGGCAAAATTCA AGAAGAGATCTTGGTCCATATCCGGCAGCCAGAGGGCACGCCACTGAACCACTTTCGCAGGATCATCTGGTGCCCCTTCATCCCTGAGGAGAGCGAGGACTGCTGTGAGGAGAGCAGCCCGACGGTGGCCCTGCTGCATGAAGACCGG GCTGAGGTGTGGGACCTGGACATGCTCCGCTCCAGCCACAGCACTTGGCCTGTGGATGTCAGCCAGATCAAGCAGGGCTTCATTGTGGTAAAAGGTCATAGCACG TGCCTCAGTGAAGGAGCCCTCTCCCCTGATGGGACTGTGCTGGCTACTGCGAGCCATGATGGCTATGTCAAGTTCTGGCAGATCTACATTGAGGGGCAAGATGAGCCAAG GTGTCTGCACGAGTGGAAGCCTCATGATGGGCGgcccctctcctgcctcctgttcTGTGACAACCATAAGAAACAAGACcctga TGTCCCTTTCTGGAGGTTCCTTATTACTGGTGCTGACCAGAACCGAGAGCTAAAGATGTGGTGTACGGTGTCCTGGACCTGCCTGCAGACTATTCG CTTCTCCCCAGATATCTTCAGCTCAGTGAGTGTGCCCCCTAGCCTCAAGGTTTGcttggacctctcagcagaataCCTGATTCTCAGTGATGTGCAACGGAAG GTCCTCTATGTGATGGAGCTGCTGCAGAACCAGGAGGAGGGCCATGCCTGCTTCAGCTCCATCTCGGAGTTCCTGCTCACCCACCCTGTGCTGAGCTTCGGTATCCAGGTTGTGAGTCGCTGCCGGCTACGGCACACTGAGGTGCTGCCTGCCGAAGAGGAAAATGACAGCCTGGGTGCTG ATGGTACCCATGGAGCTGGTGCCATGGAGTCTGCAGCTGGTGTGCTCATCAAGCTCTTTTGTGTGCATACTAA GGCACTGCAAGATGTGCAGATCCGTTTCCAGCCACAGCTGAACCCTGATGTGGTggccccactccccacccacaCTGCCCACGAGGACTTTA CATTTGGAGAGTCTCAACCCGAACTGGGCTCCGAGGGCCTGGGGTCAGCCGCTCACGGCTCCCAGCCTGACCTCCGACGAATCGTGGAGCTGCCTGCACCTGCCAACTTCCTCAGTCTGAGCAGTGAGACCAAGCCCAAGTTGATGACACCTGACGCCTTCATGACACCTAGCGCCTCCTTGCAGCAG ATCACTGCCtctcccagcagcagcagcagtggtagcagcagcagcagcagcagcagcagctcccttACAGCTGTGTCTGCCATGAGCAGCACCTCAGCTGTGGACCCCTCCTTGACCAG GCCACCTGAGGAGCTGACTTTGAGCCCCAAGCTGCAGCTGGATGGCAGCCTGACAATGAGCAGCAGCGGCAGCCTGCAGGCAAGCCCACGCGGCCTCCTGCCCGgcctgctcccagccccagccGACAAACTGACTCCTAAGGGGCCGGGCCAG GTGCCTACTGCCGCCTCTGCACTGTCCCTGGAGCTGCAGGAAGTGGAGCCCCTGGGGCTACCCCAAGCCTCCCCTAGCCGCACCCGTTCCCCTGATGTCATCTCCTCAGCTTCCACTGCCCTGTCCCAGGACATCCCTGAGATTGCATCTGAGGCCCTGCCCCGTGGTTTTGGCTCCTCTGCACCAGAGGGCCTTGAGCCAGACAGTATGGCTTCAGCCGCCTCAGCACTGCACCTACTGTCCCCACGGCCCCGGCCAGGGCCCGAGCTCGGCCCCCAGCTTGGCCTTGATGGAGGCCCTGGGGACGGAGATCGGCATAGTACCCCCTCCCTCCTGGAGGCAGCCTTGACCCAGGAGGCCTCGACTCCTGACAGTCAGGTTTGGCCCACAGCACCTGACATTACTCGTGAGACCTGCAGCACCCTGGCAGAAAG CCCCAGGAATGGCCTTCAGGAAAAGCACAAGAGCCTGGCCTTCCACCGACCACCATATCACCTGCTGCAGCAACGTGACAGTCAGGATGCCAGTGCTGAGCAAAG TGACCATGATGATGAGGTGGCCAGCCTTGCCTCTGCTTCAGGAGGCTTTGGCACCAAAGTTCCTGCTCCACGGCTGCCTGCCAAGGACTGGAAGACCAAGGGATCCCCTCGAACCTCACCCAAGctcaaaaggaaaagcaagaaggATGATGG GGATGCAGCCATGGGATCCCGGCTCACAGAGCACCAG GTGCCAGAGCCCCCTGAGGACTGGCCAGCCCTAATTTGGCAACAGCAGAGAGAGCTGGCAGAGCTGCGGCACAGCCAAGAAGAGCTGCTGCAGCGTCTGTGTACCCAACTCGAAGGCCTGCAGAGCACAGTTACAGGCCACGTAGAACGTGCCCTTGAGACCCGGCACGAGCAGGAGC AGCGGCGGCTGGAGCGAGCACTGGCTGAGGGGCAGCAGCGGGGAGGGCAGCTGCAGGAGCAGCTGACACAACAGTTGTCCCAAGCACTGTCTTCAGCTGTAGCTGGGCGGCTAGAGCGCAGCATACGGGATGAGATCAAGAAGACAGTCCCTCCAT GTGTCTCAAGGAGTCTGGAGCCTATGGCAGGCCAACTGAGCAACTCAGTGGCTACCAAGCTCACAGCTGTGGAGGGCAGCATGAAAGAGAACATCTCCAAGCTGCTCAAGTCCAAG AACTTGACTGATGCCATCGCCCGAGCAGCTGCAGACACATTACAGGGGCCGATGCAGGCAGCCTACCGGGAAGCCTTCCAGAGTGTGGTGCTGCCGGCCTTTGAGAAGAGCTGCCAGGCCATGTTCCAGCAAATCAATGATAGCTTCCGACTGGGGACACAGGAAT ACTTGCAGCAGCTAGAAAGCCACATGAAGAGCCGGAAGGCACGGGAACAGGAGGCCAGGGAGCCTGTGCTGGCCCAGCTGCGGGGCCTGGTCAGCACACTGCAGAGTGCCACTGAGCAGATGGCAGCCACCGTGGCCAGCAGTGTTCGGGCTGAGGTGCAGCACCAGCTGCATGTGGCTGTGGGCAG CCTTCAGGAGTCCATTTTAGCACAGGTACAGCGCATCGTTAAGGGTGAGGTGAGTGTGGCGCTCAAGGAGCAGCAGGCCGCCGTCACCTCCAGCATCATGCAGGCCATGCGCTCAGCTGCTGGCACACCTGTCCCCTCTGCCCACCTTGACTGCCAGGCCCAGCAAGCCCATATCCTGCAGCTGCTGCAGCAGGGCCACCTCAATCAGGCCTTCCAGCAG gCACTGACAGCTGCTGACCTGAACCTGGTGCTGTATGTGTGTGAAACTGTAGACCCAGCCCAGGTTTTTGGGCAGCCACCCTGCCCACTCTCTCAGCCTGTGCTCCTTTCCCTCATCCAGCAGCTGGCATCTGACCTTGGCACTCGAACTGACCTCAAGCTCAG CTACCTGGAAGAGGCCGTGATGCATCTGGACCACAGTGACCCCATCACTCGGGACCACATGGGCTCCGTTATGGCCCAGGTGCGCCAAAAGCTTTTTCAGTTCCTGCAGGCTGAGCCACACAACTCACTTGGCAAAGCGGCCCGGCGTCTCAGCCTCATGCTGCATGGTCTTGTGACCCCCAGCCTCCCTTAG
- the EDC4 gene encoding enhancer of mRNA-decapping protein 4 isoform X3, which translates to MASCASIDIEDATQHLRDILKLDRPAGGPSAESPRPSSAYNGDLNGLLVPDPLCSGDGTSTNKTGLRTMPPINLQEKQVICLSGDDSSTCIGILAKEVEIVASSDSSISSKARGSNKVKIQPVAKYDWEQKYYYGNLIAVSNSFLAYAIRAANNGSAMVRVISVSTSERTLLKGFTGSVADLAFAHLNSPQLACLDEAGNLFVWRLALVNGKIQEEILVHIRQPEGTPLNHFRRIIWCPFIPEESEDCCEESSPTVALLHEDRAEVWDLDMLRSSHSTWPVDVSQIKQGFIVVKGHSTCLSEGALSPDGTVLATASHDGYVKFWQIYIEGQDEPRCLHEWKPHDGRPLSCLLFCDNHKKQDPDVPFWRFLITGADQNRELKMWCTVSWTCLQTIRFSPDIFSSVSVPPSLKVCLDLSAEYLILSDVQRKVLYVMELLQNQEEGHACFSSISEFLLTHPVLSFGIQVVSRCRLRHTEVLPAEEENDSLGADGTHGAGAMESAAGVLIKLFCVHTKALQDVQIRFQPQLNPDVVAPLPTHTAHEDFTFGESQPELGSEGLGSAAHGSQPDLRRIVELPAPANFLSLSSETKPKLMTPDAFMTPSASLQQITASPSSSSSGSSSSSSSSSSLTAVSAMSSTSAVDPSLTRPPEELTLSPKLQLDGSLTMSSSGSLQASPRGLLPGLLPAPADKLTPKGPGQVPTAASALSLELQEVEPLGLPQASPSRTRSPDVISSASTALSQDIPEIASEALPRGFGSSAPEGLEPDSMASAASALHLLSPRPRPGPELGPQLGLDGGPGDGDRHSTPSLLEAALTQEASTPDSQVWPTAPDITRETCSTLAESPRNGLQEKHKSLAFHRPPYHLLQQRDSQDASAEQRWVPLYTIVLMGGWAASGQRLTPPSPSHSDHDDEVASLASASGGFGTKVPAPRLPAKDWKTKGSPRTSPKLKRKSKKDDGDAAMGSRLTEHQVPEPPEDWPALIWQQQRELAELRHSQEELLQRLCTQLEGLQSTVTGHVERALETRHEQEQRRLERALAEGQQRGGQLQEQLTQQLSQALSSAVAGRLERSIRDEIKKTVPPCVSRSLEPMAGQLSNSVATKLTAVEGSMKENISKLLKSKNLTDAIARAAADTLQGPMQAAYREAFQSVVLPAFEKSCQAMFQQINDSFRLGTQEYLQQLESHMKSRKAREQEAREPVLAQLRGLVSTLQSATEQMAATVASSVRAEVQHQLHVAVGSLQESILAQVQRIVKGEVSVALKEQQAAVTSSIMQAMRSAAGTPVPSAHLDCQAQQAHILQLLQQGHLNQAFQQALTAADLNLVLYVCETVDPAQVFGQPPCPLSQPVLLSLIQQLASDLGTRTDLKLSYLEEAVMHLDHSDPITRDHMGSVMAQVRQKLFQFLQAEPHNSLGKAARRLSLMLHGLVTPSLP; encoded by the exons GCCCCAGTGCAGAGAGCCCACGGCCATCCAGTGCCTACAATGGGGACCTCAATGGGCTTCTGGTCCCAGACCCGCTCTGCTCAGGTGATGGTACCTCAACAAACAAGACTGGTCTTCGGACCATGCCACCCATTAACCTGCAAGAGAAGCAGGTCAT CTGTCTCTCAGGAGATGATAGCTCCACCTGCATTGGGATTTTGGCcaaggaggtggagattgtggccAGCAGTGACTCTAGCATTTCAAGCAAGGCCCGGGGAAGCAACAAG GTGAAAATTCAGCCTGTCGCCAAGTATGACTGGGAGCAGAAGTACTACTATGGCAACCTGATTGCTGTGTCTAACTCCTTCTTGGCCTATGCCATTCGGG CTGCCAACAATGGCTCCGCCATGGTGCGGGTGATCAGTGTCAGCACTTCGGAGCGGACCTTGCTCAAGGGCTTCACAGGCAGTGTGGCTGATCTGGCTTTTGCACACCTCAACTCTCCACAGCTGGCCTGCCTGGATGAGGCAGGCAACCTGTTCGTGTGGCGCTTGGCTCTGGTTAATGGCAAAATTCA AGAAGAGATCTTGGTCCATATCCGGCAGCCAGAGGGCACGCCACTGAACCACTTTCGCAGGATCATCTGGTGCCCCTTCATCCCTGAGGAGAGCGAGGACTGCTGTGAGGAGAGCAGCCCGACGGTGGCCCTGCTGCATGAAGACCGG GCTGAGGTGTGGGACCTGGACATGCTCCGCTCCAGCCACAGCACTTGGCCTGTGGATGTCAGCCAGATCAAGCAGGGCTTCATTGTGGTAAAAGGTCATAGCACG TGCCTCAGTGAAGGAGCCCTCTCCCCTGATGGGACTGTGCTGGCTACTGCGAGCCATGATGGCTATGTCAAGTTCTGGCAGATCTACATTGAGGGGCAAGATGAGCCAAG GTGTCTGCACGAGTGGAAGCCTCATGATGGGCGgcccctctcctgcctcctgttcTGTGACAACCATAAGAAACAAGACcctga TGTCCCTTTCTGGAGGTTCCTTATTACTGGTGCTGACCAGAACCGAGAGCTAAAGATGTGGTGTACGGTGTCCTGGACCTGCCTGCAGACTATTCG CTTCTCCCCAGATATCTTCAGCTCAGTGAGTGTGCCCCCTAGCCTCAAGGTTTGcttggacctctcagcagaataCCTGATTCTCAGTGATGTGCAACGGAAG GTCCTCTATGTGATGGAGCTGCTGCAGAACCAGGAGGAGGGCCATGCCTGCTTCAGCTCCATCTCGGAGTTCCTGCTCACCCACCCTGTGCTGAGCTTCGGTATCCAGGTTGTGAGTCGCTGCCGGCTACGGCACACTGAGGTGCTGCCTGCCGAAGAGGAAAATGACAGCCTGGGTGCTG ATGGTACCCATGGAGCTGGTGCCATGGAGTCTGCAGCTGGTGTGCTCATCAAGCTCTTTTGTGTGCATACTAA GGCACTGCAAGATGTGCAGATCCGTTTCCAGCCACAGCTGAACCCTGATGTGGTggccccactccccacccacaCTGCCCACGAGGACTTTA CATTTGGAGAGTCTCAACCCGAACTGGGCTCCGAGGGCCTGGGGTCAGCCGCTCACGGCTCCCAGCCTGACCTCCGACGAATCGTGGAGCTGCCTGCACCTGCCAACTTCCTCAGTCTGAGCAGTGAGACCAAGCCCAAGTTGATGACACCTGACGCCTTCATGACACCTAGCGCCTCCTTGCAGCAG ATCACTGCCtctcccagcagcagcagcagtggtagcagcagcagcagcagcagcagcagctcccttACAGCTGTGTCTGCCATGAGCAGCACCTCAGCTGTGGACCCCTCCTTGACCAG GCCACCTGAGGAGCTGACTTTGAGCCCCAAGCTGCAGCTGGATGGCAGCCTGACAATGAGCAGCAGCGGCAGCCTGCAGGCAAGCCCACGCGGCCTCCTGCCCGgcctgctcccagccccagccGACAAACTGACTCCTAAGGGGCCGGGCCAG GTGCCTACTGCCGCCTCTGCACTGTCCCTGGAGCTGCAGGAAGTGGAGCCCCTGGGGCTACCCCAAGCCTCCCCTAGCCGCACCCGTTCCCCTGATGTCATCTCCTCAGCTTCCACTGCCCTGTCCCAGGACATCCCTGAGATTGCATCTGAGGCCCTGCCCCGTGGTTTTGGCTCCTCTGCACCAGAGGGCCTTGAGCCAGACAGTATGGCTTCAGCCGCCTCAGCACTGCACCTACTGTCCCCACGGCCCCGGCCAGGGCCCGAGCTCGGCCCCCAGCTTGGCCTTGATGGAGGCCCTGGGGACGGAGATCGGCATAGTACCCCCTCCCTCCTGGAGGCAGCCTTGACCCAGGAGGCCTCGACTCCTGACAGTCAGGTTTGGCCCACAGCACCTGACATTACTCGTGAGACCTGCAGCACCCTGGCAGAAAG CCCCAGGAATGGCCTTCAGGAAAAGCACAAGAGCCTGGCCTTCCACCGACCACCATATCACCTGCTGCAGCAACGTGACAGTCAGGATGCCAGTGCTGAGCAAAGGTGGGTGCCACTCTACACCATTGTCCTCATGGGGGGATGGGCAGCAAGTGGGCAGAGGCttactcctccttccccttcccacagTGACCATGATGATGAGGTGGCCAGCCTTGCCTCTGCTTCAGGAGGCTTTGGCACCAAAGTTCCTGCTCCACGGCTGCCTGCCAAGGACTGGAAGACCAAGGGATCCCCTCGAACCTCACCCAAGctcaaaaggaaaagcaagaaggATGATGG GGATGCAGCCATGGGATCCCGGCTCACAGAGCACCAG GTGCCAGAGCCCCCTGAGGACTGGCCAGCCCTAATTTGGCAACAGCAGAGAGAGCTGGCAGAGCTGCGGCACAGCCAAGAAGAGCTGCTGCAGCGTCTGTGTACCCAACTCGAAGGCCTGCAGAGCACAGTTACAGGCCACGTAGAACGTGCCCTTGAGACCCGGCACGAGCAGGAGC AGCGGCGGCTGGAGCGAGCACTGGCTGAGGGGCAGCAGCGGGGAGGGCAGCTGCAGGAGCAGCTGACACAACAGTTGTCCCAAGCACTGTCTTCAGCTGTAGCTGGGCGGCTAGAGCGCAGCATACGGGATGAGATCAAGAAGACAGTCCCTCCAT GTGTCTCAAGGAGTCTGGAGCCTATGGCAGGCCAACTGAGCAACTCAGTGGCTACCAAGCTCACAGCTGTGGAGGGCAGCATGAAAGAGAACATCTCCAAGCTGCTCAAGTCCAAG AACTTGACTGATGCCATCGCCCGAGCAGCTGCAGACACATTACAGGGGCCGATGCAGGCAGCCTACCGGGAAGCCTTCCAGAGTGTGGTGCTGCCGGCCTTTGAGAAGAGCTGCCAGGCCATGTTCCAGCAAATCAATGATAGCTTCCGACTGGGGACACAGGAAT ACTTGCAGCAGCTAGAAAGCCACATGAAGAGCCGGAAGGCACGGGAACAGGAGGCCAGGGAGCCTGTGCTGGCCCAGCTGCGGGGCCTGGTCAGCACACTGCAGAGTGCCACTGAGCAGATGGCAGCCACCGTGGCCAGCAGTGTTCGGGCTGAGGTGCAGCACCAGCTGCATGTGGCTGTGGGCAG CCTTCAGGAGTCCATTTTAGCACAGGTACAGCGCATCGTTAAGGGTGAGGTGAGTGTGGCGCTCAAGGAGCAGCAGGCCGCCGTCACCTCCAGCATCATGCAGGCCATGCGCTCAGCTGCTGGCACACCTGTCCCCTCTGCCCACCTTGACTGCCAGGCCCAGCAAGCCCATATCCTGCAGCTGCTGCAGCAGGGCCACCTCAATCAGGCCTTCCAGCAG gCACTGACAGCTGCTGACCTGAACCTGGTGCTGTATGTGTGTGAAACTGTAGACCCAGCCCAGGTTTTTGGGCAGCCACCCTGCCCACTCTCTCAGCCTGTGCTCCTTTCCCTCATCCAGCAGCTGGCATCTGACCTTGGCACTCGAACTGACCTCAAGCTCAG CTACCTGGAAGAGGCCGTGATGCATCTGGACCACAGTGACCCCATCACTCGGGACCACATGGGCTCCGTTATGGCCCAGGTGCGCCAAAAGCTTTTTCAGTTCCTGCAGGCTGAGCCACACAACTCACTTGGCAAAGCGGCCCGGCGTCTCAGCCTCATGCTGCATGGTCTTGTGACCCCCAGCCTCCCTTAG